Genomic window (Rhododendron vialii isolate Sample 1 chromosome 4a, ASM3025357v1):
aataaactacttattttttaagaaggtttctggaacgggaccttagCCTTCCACTTTTTCCCTCAATGAGAAGAAAACTACGAAGTGAACTAGTATATGTTATGCTATGAGCTAGGATTGAAATCCACACACACAAATACTCGACCACATAAAGACAAGACTTTTTATATAGTTTCTCAAGATCGGGTATATCCACGAGGGTGGCAGATTCATATATCCACCAAAATAAAGAGTCCGTGGCATTATAGCCACCCTTAAGTATTTCTTTGTTGTCCTtttattaatattaatattaatatagGTAATAAATATCACTCTAATTTCTCATGCGGCTTCTTGCAGGCAAAATTATTTCAATTCTAATAACACAAAAACCACACCTGATGAGACAAAAAGATGACTGCGGAAAGGCAGCCATTCACTATGCAGTAGAAGCAAATTATTGGGTTTTGGTTGATCAAATGTTGAAGGCCGACGCTTCGATTGCCCTCTTTCCTGAGGACGACGGTCACACCCCTCTCCTTACAGCAGCGAGCAGCGGGCGTgggaagatttgtgagaagatACTTGAGATATGTCTAGAATCAATCGAGGCGCGCAATCATAAAGGTCAACATGCACTTCATCTTTGCAAATTTCGGGATGCTCGTTTTCTGATCAGGATTCCAGAAATATTGGAGCTTCTTAATGTAGGCGATAATGAAGGAAACACGCCTTTGCATCTGGCCATAAAAGAAATTGACTATGAAAAGGCAATGTTATTATCTTCTTCGAATTCAGTTGACTTGGGGGCTGTTAACAAAGAAGGTCTAACAGCCTTAGATCTTTGCCAGACAGATTGGAAGAATGCACACAAACAGGTACCTTGTTAATTATTTCGTCACTCTGAATATATATTACATGGCCTGCTGTTTTGCAACAGTACGCGGGCCCGGAATTGGATCCGGTCAATTTGCCTACCGACCAGTACAGTCCATCTGTTACATCCGggtcatccaaaagtgttttgtacGGCACAAATTTAAAAgggtgtttttaaaaaaacaaaaataccctcTTTAAATTTGGAcagtccaaaacacttttgaacggtctgGATGCACCAAATGGACCGAACTGGTTGGTAAGAAATGGACGGGATACTCCCAGCACAGGCCCCTAGCTACCCAAGTAAGCAGGGAATGAGTTTCCGTCCAGTTTTGCTAAGGTCCAGTctactccaattttcaaaatctttgggTTTATTCTGGATTCAAAAACATTATAGACATCGTTCATTTATATAATTTGTTGAGAAAAATATCCATGTCGAAAGTAAATAGGACTTCGTTTACCATATGATATGACAAATTTCGCGTTTGTgcgagaaaaaaagaaagccaCTGTTGAGAGTCTGATCCGCCTGAGGTTTTCTTGTGCACATATAAGTCACCTCAATGAGCAAATTCTAATTTAAGTGATATTGtcatgtgtcaacttttgagtTGAGTgaatcatatcatatcatagCAGTAAAGAATTTTGTAAGGCTTCTCCAACTTTTCTTTCTAACAGTTTTACTTTGATATGCGACTATTGAAATGGTGTACGTAATCGCCATGGTCTCATATCAGTTGCATGGGTATATGGATAGTACGGTTATTCAATAAGTTTTGGGCGTTGATTACAGAGACTGATGTGGCTTCATCTAACGATACTCGGAGCCCCACGTGGCCGACTCCGGAATGAGTACAAGGTTCCTGTTGGAGAACGGATTGAAGATTTTAATCCAGTCATTAATACCATGGCTTTGGTAGCTACACTAATTGCCACTGTCACTTTCGCCGCTGCATTCACGATGCCAGGCGGGTACGACACCAGTCCCGACAATTTGGGTGTTGCGAATCTCGCAAAGAAGGCTGCGTTAAGGGCATTCATTCTATCGGATACCATTGCTATGTCCTTCTCCATCATTGCGGTGTTAGCACTTCGTGGCAGTATATTTTGAACAAGAAATGCAAAGGAGAATTTGCTTAATAAGTTGGGCATTGATCAACTTGGCGATGCGTGGAAGCCTGGTAGCTTTTATGAGCCGTTTATTTGTAGTAATAGCACCTAAGGCCTTATGGGATGCCATCTCAGTATGTATCATTTGTACCACAGTTACTCTTGCATTAGAGCTCTCCGTTCCATTTCTGTTCTCTCCAAGCATTAGAGatcttcttttgatttttcGACGAAAAACGCACCAATGGCTTAAGGACTTAAGAGAGTTCACTTCACGCAGATCCTCATCAATGGCTTAAGGACTTAATTTTTCTTCATTTGGTTGACTGAGGGTAATTGGTGGTGTAGGCCGGCCAAGGTATGCTTATCGGAGGGGGAATAATATTGAGTTTGATTACGGAGTTAGAAGTTGGATAATTGAGTCGTAATGTGGTAATGAGTTGCCTTAATGATTTGTGTCTATATTCGATTCTATATATTTGTATGCATGATTGCATGctattgtgagagagagagagagagagagagagagagagagagagagagagagagagagagagagagagagagagagagagagagagagagagaaaccttctCCCCACACAGTGATTtgtgattgagatttgagagtTTGTGTGTTTCAGTGTTGTATGATTTTGAAcagtgtaatagaagttagatTGAGTCATTTTAATTTGTATGTGCAATTTCAATCCTCCTCCCACGATTCATATCGAGAGAATTAATCTCTAAGTACAATATTTATTGATTGATTCCATTAGAAACATTATGTCTATTATGAGTAATAATGTGTTTATGAATTGAATAAAATTGTTATATAATTCGTACAGTAAAAGTTGATTTTGTATTCAATGATGATATGATGAGGTGACTAGCTAGCGGCCAACTTGAGGTAATCGATCCGAAttccaaattttctttctttcaaatgACATTGGCGAGGTTGACGATTGGAATCAAAGTCTGCAATGAGAGAACTTGAGGGATTCCACACATGAAAGAGTTGAACAATTCTGAAGCGCCATCTAAACCGAATGGATAAATGATGGGCTTTATGTATAGACGTGGTTGAACCCTCAACTCGTTTGGGTGACAAGATGGATCGGAAATGAATGGTTCAATAGTATTCTCCTTTTCGTATCAATTATTTATGTCCAAGAAAATAATGTAATGGACAATATGCACATTGAAAAGCAGTACGATATGCCAAGATCCATTTGGGTTGAACTATTGAGAAAATACACATGTTAGTACAACCTTTCATATTTGCAATATTGATTGCCGAAAACTCAACGGCGTCGAAAGTTCAAGATTAACGTCAATGAATTTTGGATTGTTAGTCATGATAATTTCTGTGAAAATGTAACATGTACATAATTTGCAAAGCCGTACATGACCATACTACTACACTTTCATTCCTGTTGCTGAATACTTAATTCAACAGCGTGAGGAGTTTCGAAATTATTAGAActcggaaaaaagaaaaatggggaACAGTAATTATGATAAtctttcttataaaaaaaaatgaaatacggGCTGTCATTGCCTGGCCtttctattattattattattattattattattattattattattattggagTATTTTTTATCGGCTTCTATGTCCCATTTTGACTTCgtgtcaaaattgaaaagaatgcataatcaaaatttacaAGATTATCAAGTGTAAGCTAGGCAATATGGAAAGCAGGTGTTGGCACAAATACGGTTGTAATCCATTTTGCCTAGTTGGCAGGATTGAGAGATGCAGCCAAGCAGGAGTGTTTGGCTGAGGTGCCGAGCGGTCGATCAGatcgttcatctcggcaattgACGGCTTGGATTTTGACCAAATAATATACGGTTCAGATCTTTACGTGCTCAAATtcaattcgaaccgttcataACGAGATGAACGACTGgatgccgctcggcacccgGCATGGCAGGGGGTGATCGGCAACAGGGCAAATTGGCAATGCCTTACAGTTGCCATTAATATCTACTAGTTCCAAGACATAAAGTTCTTATTGAGAACACGAAAAATAGGACACAATTTTCTTTATGTACAATGATTAGCAGATGGAGTGAATTgtgacaaaataataaaaagtagGGAAGGCAAATGTAACAATGGAGGATAGAGAGATTTGGAGTCtgatgagagaaatcgaaaaattaaaaagttgtgATTCAAACTAAAATTTGTTTGAATAAAGTCGAAAAGCTGACTTTTTGACTGATTTTTgtcttaattaaaaaaattaaaggttatgccataaattttatttttctgattattctTGCCGAAATGAACCAATAATTTCctaaaatttgatgcaaaacaaataaatacgcattttttgaataaagaaaaaaaaatcctttcaaGTGAAGAAATAATCTTATCTTGTCATCAAATCATAATGGGTTGGTGCTTTAAATTTTAACTTTCACGGAGGGGAGTGTGTGTTTCAAGTGAAAAAATAATCTAGTATGCTATCGTTAGAGGTGTAATATGGGCCGtgtcggcacgggcacggcacggcacgacacgtttgaaggcggcacggcacgggcacgggcacggaataatcctggcacggcacgggaacggcacggtcttagtgggcacgcggcacggcacgggcacggaagtgagcaggaacgacacgggcacggcacggaagttgatttggcacggcacggcacggcacggtctTAGACGGGCACGACACTGGCACGGCACAGAAGtgggatggggcacgagtcacgacatggcacgacacggttctagcacggcacggcacggcacggcacgggcacgcgACACGGCACGGACACGGAAAGTTgacttggcacggcacggcacggcacgacacgggcacgcgacacggcacgggcacggaaagttgacttggcacggcacggcacggcacgggcatacgacacggcacgggcacggaaagtTTGACTTGGCaggggcacggcacggcacgatcTTAGACAGGCACGACACTAGCACGACACGGAAGtgggatggggcacgagtcacgacacggcacgacacggttctagccagacacggggcacggcacgggcacgtgGCACGGTTTGGGCACGGAAGTGAGGGAAAACGACACGGGCACGATAAGAAAGTTGGCTTGGCACGggacggcacgacacgggcacgggcacgggcacgggcacgcaGGGCCGATCTTGAGATTTTCGAGGCATAAAGcgaatttaaaaaatgaggctctatatttttaacaaaaaaaatcaatgtatGTCAGTATGTGTCTAATATGAGGAAATGAGGTTAAGAGATTAAACTTTTAGCTTcataatttaactaaaataaaattttaaaacgatttataccattagaaaaaaaaatgaatcaaacgtATCAGTATCGCTcgattatgtttttttttttactaatgaaCTTTAATTGTAAGaatgttatttttaataataagagaattaattgttttaaacaacttttatcaaattttgttgaGTTCGAAGTAAATATTATGCTTTTATATagtcaaaagtatttttttttccctgtgaTGTGAACTAcatattaaaagttaaaaattaaattaaaaagaaaacttatccaaacaattatattaatattatataattctatttttaaaaaatggcctCTTGTACGCTAGGTCGCTAGCCACATGATTGCAATAGaagtatgacgatccataccgttcatttcgtTGCTTTTGGTGGTTTAATCGCTCTCGCACattttcgggtctatcgggtttttgaaacccttttatcgggacgtagatttattgataggggatttttttttatgtgcgaTCGAGTATATAAtgataaacaatttttttttttttgcacaaatgatataaataatcccacataaaaggtagacagttccgattttcaaaaaacaactcggGCGGGCCTaaagtggtgcattataggacttttaCGTCGTTGGAAGCACCGAATATGTTCTGATCACATGTTCTCCTATATCCAATTATCTCCTATTTTGGGGAGGATGATAAATCtgataagatcttaaatcgtaacggtttagatcgaatatTTGAAATAATGAGTCTGCAGCTATCGTTTAAATCTATACATCTAACTTATCTAGTTCTAAACTAATGTATTCCGCTATAGTCCAATGTTcgctagccacacgattgcgacacaagtatgacgatccataccgttcatttcgttgttattggtgttttaatcactttgGCAAAAAttcgggtctatcgggttttggacACCCTTTCATCGAAACAtagattcattaataggaaTTTTTTGTCATGTGCGATGTAGCATATAACGATAGCcaatttgcttcattttttgcatgaatgatataGTCACTCtcacataaaaggtagacggttcggattttcaataAACAGCTCAAGATGCCCTCGAgtgatgcattataggactCTATGAGAATTTTCGATAAGTTGGTGCACATGCATTATGGTGTATCGTATGCACATGATCACACACATCATATAAAAGGAATGAGATGCTGCCCTAGCAGACATCTCATTCAGTCATTCTCCGATCTCACTCTCTCAGACTCCTGTCACtcctctcaactctcaagttctcaacgtctctctgtctctctccagTCTCAACGTCTCTCTGTGAGCAACGTTCGGATTCTGGGCCTCTTGCACGCCTTATTTCTTTGGATCCATTCACCGAGTGATTcacctctctctgtctctcactctctcagagACTCGGACTCACATAcactctctgtctctgtctctctctgtctctctctctcgctgctcctctctctgtctcgctgCTCACGGTCAGACTCTCTCATCACCTCAGGCTCAGCCGCTCAGGTACTGAGCAGTGAGCTCACCGACTCA
Coding sequences:
- the LOC131323420 gene encoding protein ACCELERATED CELL DEATH 6-like isoform X1, with amino-acid sequence MDTRGWHGKIISILITQKPHLMRQKDDCGKAAIHYAVEANYWVLVDQMLKADASIALFPEDDGHTPLLTAASSGRGKICEKILEICLESIEARNHKGQHALHLCKFRDARFLIRIPEILELLNVGDNEGNTPLHLAIKEIDYEKAMLLSSSNSVDLGAVNKEGLTALDLCQTDWKNAHKQRLMWLHLTILGAPRGRLRNEYKVPVGERIEDFNPVINTMALVATLIATVTFAAAFTMPGGYDTSPDNLGVANLAKKAALRAFILSDTIAMSFSIIAVLALRGSIF
- the LOC131323420 gene encoding protein ACCELERATED CELL DEATH 6-like isoform X2, which gives rise to MRQKDDCGKAAIHYAVEANYWVLVDQMLKADASIALFPEDDGHTPLLTAASSGRGKICEKILEICLESIEARNHKGQHALHLCKFRDARFLIRIPEILELLNVGDNEGNTPLHLAIKEIDYEKAMLLSSSNSVDLGAVNKEGLTALDLCQTDWKNAHKQRLMWLHLTILGAPRGRLRNEYKVPVGERIEDFNPVINTMALVATLIATVTFAAAFTMPGGYDTSPDNLGVANLAKKAALRAFILSDTIAMSFSIIAVLALRGSIF